A stretch of the Odontesthes bonariensis isolate fOdoBon6 chromosome 5, fOdoBon6.hap1, whole genome shotgun sequence genome encodes the following:
- the fam110d gene encoding protein FAM110C, with the protein MKPLTPIGSPSPLRLLNKGPDYLRRQIDGGGHGRSISAVERLEADKAKYVKSQQVINTKQEPVLVPCTTPPPQPRRAISVPGSLTPRLPPRRSSNTPFSTLSGSFTSKDENENDDARKENRRTSVDIEARNRSNVNYVMLPSPRTPGINTLVAPHSAPVLRRSTGKRMLRPDSLVIYRQKKECKSPNGATVGENNSIEVKGYSFVRRLFQGSMREKSSGGEGRIQKMVIGEEKAPSRDGDSRMSWTNDKDAMDGGPGSRRSSKTDQRSPDSIPSPGFSCTLEHSKNRFTNGARDQVNSGITNGNHSGNHHNEDDPWKRASPPAPRRKFGELQRSKSELRLRCSVALSEQDNFFDFCGLDMDMIERLGRENFLSGASSIDTLSLALRSVGGDGCGGSEPSEFSRRSGDGLFQEELAEQLPTGVSIIERNARVIKWLYGCKNAAREGPKESTV; encoded by the coding sequence ATGAAACCCCTAACACCAATCGGATCCCCGTCTCCATTGAGGCTCCTCAACAAGGGTCCAGACTACCTGCGCAGGCAGATTGATGGAGGAGGTCACGGCCGCTCCATCAGCGCCGTGGAGAGGCTCGAGGCTGACAAAGCCAAATATGTCAAGAGCCAGCAGGTGATCAACACCAAACAAGAGCCTGTGCTTGTTCCCTGCACCACCCCACCACCACAACCACGGCGAGCAATTTCAGTCCCTGGCAGCCTGACTCCGCGTCTCCCCCCACGCCGCTCATCCAACACCCCCTTCTCTACACTCTCTGGCTCCTTCACCTCCaaagatgaaaatgaaaatgatgatgCCAGAAAGGAGAACAGACGGACTTCTGTTGATATTGAAGCACGTAACAGGAGTAATGTGAACTATGTGATGCTTCCCAGCCCCAGGACACCTGGAATAAACACCTTGGTAGCACCACACAGTGCCCCCGTACTGAGACGGAGTACAGGTAAGCGGATGCTGAGACCCGACTCTCTCGTCATCTACCGTCAGAAGAAAGAGTGCAAAAGCCCCAACGGTGCTACGGTGGGAGAAAACAATAGCATAGAGGTGAAGGGCTACAGTTTTGTCCGCCGCCTCTTCCAGGGATCCATGAGAGAGAAGAGTAGTGGAGGGGAGGGCAGAATCCAGAAGATGGTGATTGGTGAAGAGAAAGCACCGTCACGGGATGGCGACTCACGCATGTCTTGGACCAACGATAAAGATGCTATGGATGGTGGACCAGGTAGCAGGAGGTCAAGTAAAACTGACCAACGAAGCCCAGATTCTATCCCCAGCCCTGGGTTCAGCTGCACACTTGAACACTCAAAGAACAGGTTTACAAATGGCGCCAGGGACCAAGTAAACAGTGGCATCACCAACGGCAACCACTCAGGTAACCATCATAATGAAGATGACCCGTGGAAGCGTGCGTCGCCACCCGCACCCAGAAGGAAGTTTGGGGAGTTGCAGCGTTCCAAGTCAGAGCTACGTCTGCGCTGCTCTGTAGCATTATCAGAGCAGGATAACTTCTTTGACTTCTGTGGGCTGGACATGGACATGATAGAGCGTCTGGGTCGGGAGAACTTCCTCTCTGGTGCCAGCTCTATAGACACGCTGTCATTGGCGCTTCGCAGTGTGGGCGGAGACGGTTGTGGTGGCTCAGAGCCCAGTGAGTTCTCCCGCCGCTCAGGAGATGGACTGTTTCAGGAGGAGCTAGCTGAGCAGCTGCCCACAGGTGTGTCAATCATTGAGAGAAACGCTCGTGTCATCAAGTGGCTTTATGGGTGTAAGAACGCAGCGCGGGAAGGACCCAAAGAGTCAACAGTTTAG